A single genomic interval of Acidobacteriota bacterium harbors:
- a CDS encoding nucleotidyltransferase family protein, with translation MINGASIGAIVLAAGVSQRMGSPKQLLSFKGNSLLRHAVQTALGSRCRPVVVVLGAHADKLESEISDLPVTSIENRLWAEGMGSSIRTGIAGLEGVCEQAAGALVTLCDQPYVSSQTLDQLISVFEESRPLAVASEYAGSLGAPALFGRELFAELAALRSTEGAKQILKRHQHDVLHLSVPEARWDVDTPADYERLMQMNEMKN, from the coding sequence ATGATAAATGGAGCTTCGATTGGCGCGATTGTTCTGGCGGCAGGCGTGTCGCAACGAATGGGTTCGCCCAAACAACTGCTCTCTTTCAAAGGGAACAGTTTGTTGCGACATGCTGTGCAAACGGCGCTCGGTTCTCGATGCCGTCCGGTGGTCGTGGTGCTGGGCGCGCACGCGGACAAATTGGAAAGCGAAATCAGCGATTTGCCCGTTACCAGCATCGAAAACCGTTTGTGGGCAGAAGGGATGGGGTCTTCAATCCGAACCGGCATTGCCGGGCTGGAAGGTGTGTGCGAACAAGCGGCAGGTGCATTGGTGACGTTGTGCGATCAACCTTATGTCAGTTCGCAAACACTGGATCAGTTGATTTCTGTATTTGAAGAATCCCGGCCGCTCGCTGTTGCGTCCGAATACGCCGGATCGTTAGGAGCGCCTGCTTTATTTGGCAGGGAACTGTTCGCAGAACTGGCGGCGCTGCGCAGTACGGAAGGCGCGAAACAAATTCTGAAACGGCACCAACACGATGTACTGCATCTATCCGTTCCCGAAGCCAGATGGGATGTAGATACGCCTGCCGATTATGAAAGATTGATGCAAATGAACGAAATGAAAAATTGA
- a CDS encoding XdhC family protein, which produces MNELKSICEAFEQYRQRGQQTALASIVFTTGSTYRRAGARMLIADDGGTVGSISGGCLEADVVERALEVMKSGKPLVVSYDTRSNEDILWGMGLGCQGVVEVLIESLVNSTPIEILSRATRLNETCVVATVIGASANSHNVNVGDRLMLSVAGIERNQIRNTGLSLQISEDAFLAFTAGKSMMKLYGQPGEEVKVYLEVMEPPVPLVLFGAGADALPVVRFACALGWHVTVVDTRAREATKARFAEADDVILCRAEDVARRVRFSSRTVAVLMSHNYLDDMELLTQFHCSPVRYIGVLGPRKRTTRLLNDIVAQGGPEISIEDSRLHSPVGIDIGADTPEEIAVSIIAEIRAILAGRSASFLKERLTPIHTANGVSPAVGQMLHLNADDLLPHAAKRTALAVAA; this is translated from the coding sequence ATGAACGAATTGAAATCTATTTGCGAAGCTTTTGAACAATATCGTCAGCGCGGACAACAAACGGCGCTGGCTTCGATTGTGTTTACGACCGGTTCCACGTATCGCCGAGCCGGCGCGCGCATGCTGATTGCCGATGACGGCGGCACTGTGGGTTCGATCAGCGGCGGATGTCTGGAAGCCGATGTCGTTGAACGCGCGTTGGAAGTGATGAAATCCGGCAAACCACTGGTGGTCAGTTACGACACGCGGTCGAATGAAGACATTTTGTGGGGAATGGGATTGGGCTGTCAGGGAGTGGTTGAAGTCCTGATTGAAAGCCTTGTGAATTCGACGCCGATTGAGATTCTGTCACGTGCAACCCGGCTCAATGAAACCTGCGTAGTCGCCACGGTGATTGGCGCATCCGCCAACAGTCATAACGTAAACGTCGGCGACAGATTGATGTTGTCCGTGGCGGGAATCGAGCGAAACCAAATCAGAAACACGGGTCTTTCGCTACAAATATCCGAAGACGCTTTTCTCGCTTTCACCGCAGGGAAATCAATGATGAAGCTGTACGGCCAGCCGGGCGAGGAAGTGAAAGTGTATCTGGAAGTGATGGAACCACCCGTCCCGCTGGTGCTGTTTGGCGCAGGAGCCGACGCGTTGCCGGTCGTGCGGTTTGCCTGCGCATTAGGATGGCATGTGACGGTGGTGGACACGCGCGCGCGCGAAGCGACGAAGGCCCGATTTGCCGAAGCCGACGATGTCATTCTGTGCCGGGCGGAAGATGTTGCCCGCCGCGTGCGTTTCAGTTCACGCACGGTCGCAGTATTGATGTCGCACAATTATCTGGACGATATGGAATTGCTGACGCAATTCCATTGTTCGCCGGTTCGCTACATTGGCGTGTTGGGGCCGCGCAAACGCACCACGCGCTTGCTCAATGACATTGTTGCGCAGGGTGGCCCGGAAATTTCCATCGAAGACAGCCGTTTGCACAGCCCTGTCGGAATTGACATCGGCGCCGACACGCCCGAAGAAATCGCGGTGTCCATCATTGCCGAAATTCGCGCAATTCTGGCGGGACGTTCAGCTTCATTCCTGAAAGAGAGGCTGACACCGATTCATACCGCCAATGGCGTCAGCCCAGCAGTGGGACAAATGCTGCACCTCAATGCAGATGATTTGCTGCCGCACGCAGCCAAACGCACGGCATTGGCAGTGGCGGCATAA
- a CDS encoding (2Fe-2S)-binding protein — MATLSLNVNGQNYNVTVSNPDMPLLWVLRDLIGLTGTKYGCGIEVCGACTVLINGQPEHSCVFDASSAVGKKIVTIEGLSPDGNHPLQQAWIAHQVPQCGFCQSGMLMSCAGAMQAGHTGANEILSEVKNLCVCGTYQRVREAVQSLG, encoded by the coding sequence ATGGCTACCTTGTCTTTGAACGTGAATGGTCAGAACTACAACGTGACGGTCAGCAACCCTGACATGCCACTGTTGTGGGTGTTGCGAGATTTGATTGGATTGACAGGCACAAAATACGGCTGCGGCATTGAAGTTTGCGGCGCTTGCACGGTGTTGATTAATGGCCAGCCCGAACATTCCTGTGTGTTCGATGCTTCCAGCGCCGTCGGTAAAAAAATCGTCACCATCGAAGGCCTCTCGCCCGATGGCAATCATCCGCTGCAACAAGCCTGGATTGCGCATCAAGTGCCGCAATGCGGGTTTTGCCAATCGGGAATGCTTATGAGTTGTGCCGGAGCCATGCAGGCCGGCCACACGGGCGCAAACGAGATTTTGTCCGAAGTCAAAAATTTGTGCGTCTGTGGAACCTATCAACGAGTCCGCGAAGCAGTTCAATCACTGGGATAA
- a CDS encoding xanthine dehydrogenase family protein molybdopterin-binding subunit, producing the protein MNQTGVVTTKENTNPFGRREFLVTSAGGFSLGFFLPGFSRLNEIEAEPLSTVDGTQINAWIKIGADESITVTVGAAEMGQGSMSSLPQIVAEELMVDYANVSALQAPASQAYLTAGSGTVRNQYLPLRRAGAAAREMLIQAAMNLFGGARADYSVTNGIVTNTKTNASITYGQLAPAAALLPVPPITPTWPPLVPDSDFKLIGKALPRLDIPSKTNGSAVFGLDVRLPGMVYAVIKHCPSFGGTLAKLPSKPSGALAVVATSVIPASARGSEVAGNANAVAVVAANTWDAWQMAKQLKVSWNIPASSASIDSATFQSQAQSLMASGTPYIAEKIGDPATALAGSSKMIDVTYSLPYVAHACMEVLNCTVNLTPTSCEVWAPTQGAGIVVSTVTAITGLAANQVTVHTTYLGGGLGRKIEQDYIAQAVQIAKAIGKPVKLMWPREEDFTRDQYRPMALIRGRAGLDDVGNIVSWSYRTVSPSILSQRGRALPVTGDSQATEAATALPYNFAARTTEYVVHPSPVPVGFWRSVGASLNTFAVESMMDELAKFAGEDPYLFRRNRLTDPRWIAVLDAAAQLGGWNTPVPSGRARGIAISKAFNSIVAEVFEISQTTSGVKIHKVACAIDCGRPVNPDSIKAQMQGGIVHGINATLWGQQTFKAGAAVSKNFNRSRMMRLNEMPVISVTILPPNPNVPIGGIGEPAVPPVAPALANAYAKLTGQRIRALPFFPNATMGGL; encoded by the coding sequence ATGAATCAAACCGGAGTAGTGACAACCAAAGAAAACACGAATCCATTCGGGCGGCGCGAATTTCTGGTCACGTCAGCGGGCGGATTTTCGCTGGGATTTTTTCTGCCGGGATTTTCGCGCCTGAACGAAATCGAAGCCGAACCGCTCAGCACGGTTGATGGCACGCAAATCAACGCCTGGATCAAAATCGGCGCGGACGAAAGCATCACGGTGACGGTGGGCGCGGCAGAAATGGGGCAAGGTTCGATGTCCAGTTTGCCGCAAATCGTGGCCGAAGAATTGATGGTGGATTATGCCAACGTCAGCGCCTTGCAGGCTCCGGCCAGCCAAGCGTATCTGACGGCGGGCAGCGGCACGGTGCGGAATCAATACCTGCCGCTTCGGCGGGCGGGCGCGGCAGCGCGCGAAATGCTGATTCAGGCGGCGATGAATTTATTCGGCGGTGCGCGCGCAGATTATTCCGTCACCAACGGCATCGTCACGAATACCAAGACGAATGCTTCGATCACTTACGGACAGCTTGCACCTGCCGCGGCCCTGCTGCCCGTGCCGCCGATTACACCGACATGGCCGCCGCTGGTTCCTGACAGCGATTTCAAACTAATCGGCAAAGCTCTGCCGCGATTGGACATTCCATCCAAAACCAATGGCAGCGCAGTGTTTGGACTCGACGTTCGCCTTCCGGGAATGGTGTATGCAGTTATCAAACATTGCCCATCGTTCGGCGGCACGCTGGCCAAATTGCCCAGCAAGCCCTCTGGCGCGTTGGCCGTCGTCGCAACCAGTGTGATTCCCGCATCGGCGCGCGGTTCCGAAGTCGCTGGAAACGCCAATGCCGTTGCCGTTGTTGCCGCAAACACTTGGGACGCCTGGCAAATGGCGAAGCAATTGAAAGTGAGTTGGAACATACCGGCTTCGTCCGCCAGCATTGATAGCGCCACGTTTCAATCGCAGGCGCAATCCTTGATGGCCAGCGGAACGCCGTACATCGCAGAAAAAATCGGTGATCCGGCGACCGCGCTGGCCGGTTCCAGCAAAATGATTGATGTGACGTATTCGCTGCCGTATGTGGCGCACGCCTGCATGGAAGTGTTGAACTGCACGGTGAATCTGACGCCGACCAGTTGCGAAGTTTGGGCGCCAACGCAAGGTGCGGGAATCGTTGTCAGCACCGTCACGGCCATCACTGGGTTGGCCGCAAACCAGGTCACTGTTCACACGACGTATTTAGGCGGCGGATTGGGGCGAAAGATCGAACAGGATTACATCGCTCAGGCGGTTCAGATTGCCAAGGCGATCGGCAAACCCGTCAAGCTGATGTGGCCGCGCGAAGAAGATTTCACGCGCGACCAATACCGCCCGATGGCATTGATTCGTGGACGCGCCGGCCTGGATGATGTGGGCAATATCGTCAGTTGGTCGTATCGCACTGTGTCGCCTTCGATTCTGTCTCAACGTGGTCGAGCTTTGCCCGTCACCGGGGACAGCCAGGCGACAGAAGCCGCAACGGCGCTTCCGTACAACTTTGCCGCACGCACAACGGAATATGTTGTTCATCCTTCGCCGGTGCCGGTTGGGTTCTGGCGTTCGGTGGGAGCTTCACTGAACACTTTTGCCGTCGAAAGCATGATGGATGAACTGGCGAAATTTGCCGGAGAAGATCCGTACCTGTTTCGCCGCAACCGTTTGACCGATCCGCGCTGGATTGCAGTGTTGGACGCCGCCGCGCAATTGGGCGGATGGAATACGCCGGTTCCAAGCGGACGCGCGCGGGGCATCGCCATTTCCAAAGCCTTCAACAGCATCGTGGCGGAAGTGTTTGAAATTTCGCAAACGACAAGCGGCGTCAAAATCCACAAAGTTGCCTGCGCAATTGACTGTGGCCGACCCGTCAATCCCGATTCCATCAAAGCGCAAATGCAGGGCGGCATCGTCCACGGCATCAACGCAACGTTGTGGGGACAGCAAACGTTCAAAGCAGGCGCAGCGGTCTCCAAAAACTTCAATCGCAGCCGAATGATGCGACTGAACGAAATGCCAGTCATTTCAGTCACCATTTTGCCGCCGAATCCGAACGTCCCGATTGGTGGCATCGGTGAACCTGCTGTGCCGCCGGTTGCGCCTGCGCTGGCTAACGCCTACGCCAAATTGACCGGACAGCGGATTCGCGCGTTGCCGTTCTTCCCGAACGCGACCATGGGCGGGCTGTAA